The genomic region taACAGAGAAATTACAGAACTCGAATTCTTAGAGATACCACTGCATTAGGATAATACTGCATGCCAAATCCCATTCCATGCTGTAGACCATATTGCCACCCTGGAACTGCTGCAGGGGCTGACGCATAGCTTGTAGTAAAGAGGTCCTGCAAAGATGGTAGCATATATTGTTAAGAGAATTAATAAATATCTGAGACAATGTAAGAGAAAACCATCACCTCCGGAAGTTCCTTTCTTCCACTAGACTTTGTTTCTGCTGAAAGAGACCGTGCTCGAACTTCATAACTTGTTTCTTCAGCTGATTTTGAGGGGGCTTGAAATGATTGTTCAATTGATACATTGGAAGATTGTTGGGCATTAAGCATAAGCAATGAAGTACCAAGCTGCAAATATGCACACCAAGCAACAGGGTTAGCAACTGAAATGGAGTTCACAACATATTTTAATACAAAACACAGGGTATATTCTTCATGTTTATTTAGTTTTCACCAACTTCTAATCAACTCCAATGATCACCTGGCTATGTGATGCTTCAACTGTTGTATTACTTTGTTGTGAAGTAAAGCAATTATCAGAAACAGAGAACATAGAAGACTGATGCTTTTGCTGCCCCTCAGGAGCTTTGACTCTATAGTCACCATTAATGTGAGTTGTGGCTTGAAGAGGGCCTACATTGGAAGGTTTTTGTAGGACATTTATAACTGGTGGCATTGTTGAAGAGCCAATACTTGTCAATGCCAAAATCTGTTCTGCAGGCGCTGCTGGAGAAACACTGTCCACTGAAATGCTCTGTCCAGATGCAGTAGATGGAGCACCTGTGGTACCTGGCACAGCAGACACATTATCAACAGGTTCCACAGATGGAGTTGACAGATCAAACAGTAAATATTCCAGAGAATTTGCGCTGGAGGCAGGAGGTGCTTTGTCCTTTGAAGAGAGTTCATCTGAGGACTGGTCACCAGCGTCATTTGATGGAGGGACTTGCTGCATATCTGGTGCTGCCACAGCATTAGAGGGCTCAGAATCCGTACTGAAATCAATCAAACTTTCCATGCCACCAGATGATGCAATCTTCTGCAAAGCAACAAAATAACAGGTTAATTGCAAAGAATGTTCTAAACAGCCACatgaaaatagaatatgaTAGGCTGCCAAATTAATGAAAGCATTTAACAAAATTCAAACTGCAAAACTACAAATAAGAAGTAATCCACGGCTTCTCACGGgcacaatttaaaattttactctATGAAACAAGTTCTTTCACTAATCTATTTATATAAGCATTCATATACTATATAAATGAAATCCTATGCAGAGTTTCGTAGCTAAATTACATCCATCCCTTTCAAGAGAAAGAGAACAAAACTCTAATGATAAGGGAAAAAGTACCAAGGGTCTGGCATAGTTTCTAAGTAGTCACTATGCCTTCTGCAAATTCACATGGTGCACTTGCTAGTTCTGAACTTCTGAATGATCGTTGTACGTGGTTAAGTAAAAGAAACCTATAAtgttttttgaaaacaaaataaaataataataaacgaCAAGCCTCTAAGGGAACACCATTAGCAAGTCATATTAAAATAGAAAGGAAATACCAAGTTAGCAACAACGTCACCTGGTTTATAGCGGAACCATCAGGATCCCTCCCAGCATTTGCTTTTGAATGTTCACCCACCTGTAGGGTAGGAGCATTTTCCCCCAAAATATCTCTAACTGGGCGCACCACTGGAGAAACGGACCTATCCATGTTCTTTTGATGGTCGGATGACCCGCTTCGGGCCATAGGTTCTCTATGTGAAAAGATGTGCTTATTTTGTCTCCTGGCACTTCCACAACCATCTGATCGGAGCCTGTTATCAACAATCTCGATACACAGAGGGTTTCTACGGAAACCTCCATATCTTGAATCTTCTTGGGCAAATCGAGGACTACTTCTCTCATTATAGTAACCCCTAACAGCATCACTTGTTCCAGCAGGACTAGATCCCTCATTAGAACTCCATTCATGTCTATCTTCATAAAGTGGACTTTTGGATATACCACTAAACACACTGACCTTCCTGCTTTCAGGGGAACCCGCCCTGTGCCCCTATACAATATGTACAAGAATCTATAAAAACAATGGAGTGGCCTTTGACTGTGGAGCACCCAAAAATGTGTTTGACTATTCCAGAAGTAAAAATTAATGTGTCCCAACCTTGTCGAACCAATCACTTCTAAAATTATAAGACGGTGAATATTGGCAAAAAGAGTAGATAGAAGTAACGATAACATACTAAAAATGCATTACCAATCTCACACTCGGAAGCCTGTCACGCCTCTCCCCAGCGTATTTCCTCTCCACGTAGGCATGCTTGATGAAATCTCGGAGTCGATGAAGATTACTGAAAGCAAACATATGAGAATTGGGACACATTCCCAATGGGGcataaaaaacttaaaaaatgaaagatgCTTGGTAACCTGCCATCAGGTAAAGAATTACGTTGAGGATCCCAtgctttgaaataaatttgTCTTGCCCGCTGCAAAAAAATGGGAAATAAGTTAGGcaatgaaaacatgaagaaatgTGACCACATCGCTCACTGACTATTCATACAGACCTCATTTCCTGCTGCTTGAAGAGCATTCACTTCTTCTTCACTAAATTTAGCCATTGATACCGGTTTCACCCTATGAGTGAATTCCCTACTGAAATATGAAGATCCATGGACCAGGTAATACATAAATGAACTGAACTAGGCAGTTGCTTTCAATCCCTTTAGAACCTCTTTCTTGTTAGGGAGAAGATAGTTAGAAGtacgaaaattttaattaagaaacTCAAGATAAGGCTAACACTTACTGTATGCCACTACAGGTGGTGCAAACAAAAGTCCAGAAAGTGGTACAAACATATTGGGGACCCtgccaagaaaaaagaatgttAAGAATTGACTTTGATACCCACTGAAACACTTCTGATAAACAGTGAAATCCCTCATGTTCTATACATATAACTATTAACAAGAAATTTTAGGGAAAATTAGAACCACGGAAACCTCtgataattttgatgattccATACATAAAAACCATGAAACTTGAAAAATAGACGTATAAAATATACAAGTAAAGAAGAGAAAACCTTACCAAAAGATTGCAATTGATGCATCTTTTATTCTCGGGAAGTTTGAGAAGAGCCCGAATCGTCCTCTCCGTTTTATCATCTTCCTTTATCTTCTTATTCcccattttctcaaaaaaaaaaaaaaaaaaaaagaagatttaCCCCTGTTTCATCCAAAAAGAATCAGAATCCCGATCCCCAAATAATCAATCGTTTTGATAGAAATGAACATAATGCTCAGTTCAAGCTTGTTACATCCATTTGGCGAACTGatgaaacaaaatcaaaggattatttaaattttatcataaaaaaatgaagaaaaagaggcataaacttttctcttcttttatgtTTCCGAACTTTCTCAGGAAACAAACAAGTAGGgataaatgaatatttatttgaacCTTAATTACTAGCGAGAGAAACAGAAATGAAAAGGAGAAGGTTGATTTATTGCAGAAAGccagaaagaagaaagaaagagagagaaatttgCCGGGAAAAACGGTTAGGTGACCGTTTTGAGCCGTTGAACGTTGGTCATGCTGGATTCCactttactatttttttatttctttttttcttttcagaagttttttatttaaatcttttgCTACTTTCTAATTTACTAGAATGTGCACACTCATTATCTGCGTACAAGAGAgagcaaaacaaagaaaaaaattctaaaaaaaaggtttaatttgatataatattataaataaaatatccatacatttttaatttttaatcaaacttATACaaagatttattaattttgaaaaataaataatctgTCTCAAAAACTTTAACTCcactaacaaaaaaaagtaaaaagattaaaatattttttcttgtttctctcaacttttctcttgtttggATTATTTAATTCGTCGACGACTCTCTCTTACATCGACTAGTCATCTCGTGACTAGATTTGACACTTTTCAACTCTAAGAGAGAGCTTTACCGCTCCCTCGAGAGCACCTTCAATGGGGAGTTTTGTCGCTCCCTCGAGGGAGTGCAAATccagctaaaaaaaaaaaggtgagctttttttattataaaaaataaaattttatataatgttgtAATTTTTGACATGTTCGAAGataaaattatctaaaaattattatcacaTTAATAAATTAACGCAAGTCTTAACGATTAACTAACTGTTGGATTTATATATCTTACGTCAGACTTTCTTTTAGAGTAGAGTGTCTATTCCtcatattaatgaatttttatataattttagtcGATACTTGAAAATGcatgaatattttatcctaatattatttattttaatttttaaataattttgttaaattaaagaattaactctaaatgataatatagacgaaagataataaaaataattttcctgtcaatttaaaattattttgtaatttctaACTTTCATATATTCCTAATAAAAACAAGTCATTGTATTTGAAGAATACAAACAAGTCATCTAACGagtagttttaaaattttagattaaacTTTTCCCAGAGCCTTTTTGACCTTTTAGGTTAaactatttgaatattctATCCACTCATGTAGagtgttttataaaaaaaaaaaaaaagaaataagaaataagcccatataaaataataatccaTGACATTTTGCCTttcactttttattttcaacatcaaCAAAGAAgcaatttatttgatttaattaattttgtttaacaaaaaaatatggtctaaactttttaatttatccATTATAGCTGtggaaaaactaaaatttgcAGGATattacaaataataaaataatctcaAGAGGCTGAGTGTCAATCCTCCTTGGCCAAGAAATAGCTAACATCGAATTTGGGTAGGCAAGAGCAGAGCTGATGGACTCTATGGAGGAAATACATAATTCGAAAATTTTCCagacataaaataaataaaattatgaaggaTATATGTTGCTTCTGTTTGGGACATGTTGCTGTTATTTCTTGAAGCAATACAGAAAAACAAGGAACAGGCTGTACATAAACGCTTCCCAAATCATCTATTGCTCCAGAcaattcaaaatcaataaGACACATGAAACAATGTGAAGCAACAAAAGATTCTTCCCTTCTAATGAATCTCTGtgaaaatttataaagataattaCTTACAGCATTCTCTATTTCCTCATTTCAGATGTGCGCTTTTGGTTGATACGTACCTACGAAATGCTCCAAACATTTCAATCAGACAGGAAATTGTAATTTGATTCAAAGGGGTGCTGTATTATTTGGGCCAACTGCTACTCTGACATCAAGGCTAAGGGGAAAAATCGAACAAAATAAGAggtaaggaaaaaaaatatatatctgTACAAAGATCGGCTGCCAAAATTCCATACACCCCTTACCCGCAGGATCAAACAACAGTTGCACTCAACTGGTAGCCTGCTGTTGGGATTAACAAAACCTACTGACTGAAAAAGCTGTGAAGTTGCACAAAAAAACACTGCCACGATATGCAGCAGAAGCAAAGTACTACTCTTACTGCTCACAGCTCTCCTGTTAGAACTTTTACACTGGATCAGTCAACAACTCCTGGCCACCATCACTGAGAATGGAAAAACCAGACCCATTCCAGCAAAAACAATCTCAATTCTTTAGGTACTCTTCAATTCCAGAAATGCATGGTGCTGGCTAATTTCATTCTGTCCACCCTCCATATTTCATCAGATTATTCTACCCATCACCATTTAAGTCCTCAGAAGATTCTTTGATTGCCTCTGCAGTCATGAGAGCAACCACAGCCTTGTGAATTGCTAGATCTGCTCTGAAAAGCAATCTCTGAGCTCTCTCTCTTTTGAACTTGGCCATATTAAGTGCCTGCTGGGCTGCGCTAGATGCATCACGCAACCTGAACTCATCAATATCAGAATTATCCAACTGTTCGGGGCCATGCCTTTGAAAACCATCTGAGAAGGAATGCCGCTGGCTTTGCCACTCAGAAAAGCCCATGTTCCACTGACGAATTCCATTTCTCTTGCCCATTAGTCTCTGGCTATATGAAGCCATCATTTGTGCGTCATTTGATGATAGAAAATTGCCAAATTTCTTTGACTTGCTCCTTTGAAGTTTCTGGTGATATTTCTTATTAAACCCATCACTGCCCATGGAGAAATATCCCATGCTGCCTACATCTCGTGGTGAAAATACCCTTGGTGATGCCTGAGACAGTGGGGAATCCTCTAAAGATTCATAGTTATGCACAGGATATAGAACCTTTTCATCCCCAAACAGGAATCCATTTGATCTTCTTCCTGAAATGACAACACATAAAGTAAGACttgcaaaagaaaacattACAAAAAGCCAGATGAAAGTGAAATTGCAAAGAACATTACCAAAGGAATGACAACCCTCATGATCCCCCAACGCATGGTTGCTTTGACCAGAAACTGAAATTTTCCGCTGAGATCTTGGTTTTGACCCTTTGTTTGGCACTTCCAAACCCCGGGGTTTCAAACAGAAAGCAAACATGGGGGGCTTCTCAATGGATGGAACCTTATCTGAGCATCCATTGGGGAGAATAGGGTTAACTTTTGACATAGATAGCTCCCACTCTCTCACTTGCCGTTGATACATTTCCCACAATGGCGGCTGAATGACAcccaaatatttgattataagtTAGACACAATAGCATGTTTAAGATAAAAACAAAcacaaaaaatacaaaaaactCACACCAGACATGGCAAAATTGTCGGGTAAAATGAGAACTTTgagagatgaatttgaaaatttctgAGGTTCTAAAATCAGATAGGATATAGAACAGGTCCATCAAAAAGAGAAATCCAGTATAGAGATCATTGCATGGAAACCACAACTCCCATTGACAGGTACCAATCAGACAACCCAAcatatacaataaaaattaggtgtataaagaaaaagaataaaagcaaCAACACCTGAGGACAACTTACTCTTTGTGACAAACACAGAGGAGGAAACCAAATTTCCAGTTTATTATATTAACAATGATTGGAACTAGACAACAACATATAATGCtacaaaatataaatgatATAATGAAGTGTCAGAACTTCCAAATGCAATCATCTTCACCCAGGAACATATTAACAAGAACCcaccatatataaaaaaaattgcaacCCCAAAGTGAAATACATGCATGCATCCAAGTGTGTAATTGTGTTGACAAGGGGCCAAAAGAAACAAGTTTGTTAATATGAAACAGAAGACacaagaagaacaaaaaaaagagcCATACACCTTATGATGTAGGGCCACGAGTGGCTGGGTCTAAGTCAATTCCCTGATCTGATTCTCAAGGAAAGCAGAAAGAATCGAATGAAGAAAAGACGAGAGAAAAGATCCCTAAGCTTAACACCTAAGGTTGATTGTGTCACACAtcaagaagaaaggaaagatcCAAAGCTTCACAACTAAAACTGTTTAGAAGTCACACCTAAGGTTAAACGCGTAAACCAATCACAAAAGCAATAATGCAGGAAATTCCCTGATAATAATCAATATCTCAATAGAAAGAATACTTTGATTTATATAGACTCCTAGAATCCC from Theobroma cacao cultivar B97-61/B2 chromosome 9, Criollo_cocoa_genome_V2, whole genome shotgun sequence harbors:
- the LOC18588927 gene encoding probable ADP-ribosylation factor GTPase-activating protein AGD14: MGNKKIKEDDKTERTIRALLKLPENKRCINCNLLGPQYVCTTFWTFVCTTCSGIHREFTHRVKPVSMAKFSEEEVNALQAAGNERARQIYFKAWDPQRNSLPDGSNLHRLRDFIKHAYVERKYAGERRDRLPSVRLGHRAGSPESRKVSVFSGISKSPLYEDRHEWSSNEGSSPAGTSDAVRGYYNERSSPRFAQEDSRYGGFRRNPLCIEIVDNRLRSDGCGSARRQNKHIFSHREPMARSGSSDHQKNMDRSVSPVVRPVRDILGENAPTLQVGEHSKANAGRDPDGSAINQKIASSGGMESLIDFSTDSEPSNAVAAPDMQQVPPSNDAGDQSSDELSSKDKAPPASSANSLEYLLFDLSTPSVEPVDNVSAVPGTTGAPSTASGQSISVDSVSPAAPAEQILALTSIGSSTMPPVINVLQKPSNVGPLQATTHINGDYRVKAPEGQQKHQSSMFSVSDNCFTSQQSNTTVEASHSQLGTSLLMLNAQQSSNVSIEQSFQAPSKSAEETSYEVRARSLSAETKSSGRKELPEDLFTTSYASAPAAVPGWQYGLQHGMGFGMQYYPNAVHAAAFRSTAKANPFDLNSETTPEQARSFPSMASLPGGLPSVQAPTGLSDTTSFDAHSLGMTSHSSYLASLMTPESPCTLAMPSNAYMGDQPHIGVPPSRPQVIGGLGSDEFSRGSVCTTQEPTGGHSASNSPLSFPKMGANPFG